In the Prochlorococcus marinus str. MIT 9312 genome, GAGTGCTCCAACTCTGAATAATCCACCTTTTGCTGGACTATTACCAACATAATCGTAGAAGGCTAGTTTCTCTGGAATAGATGCATATGCCTCTTCTTTAGTTGCACCATTATCTATAGAAGCTTGAACCCTTCTATTGATTTCAGTTTTAAAATAGCCAGAGTCCCATTGATACCTAGTAGGACCAAATAACTCGACAGGAGTGGTCGCTGAACCGTACCACATTGTGCCTGCAACTACAAAAGATACAAATAATACAGCAGCTAGAGCACTAGCTAGAACTCCTTCAAGGCTTCCAAGTTTTAATGCTCTATAAAGTCTTTCTCCAGGTCTATTGGTAATGTGAAAAATACCTCCAATGATACCCATAAGTCCAGCCGCAATATGATTTGCAACTATTCCTCCAGGATTAAAAGGATTAAATCCCTCCACTCCCCAGGAAGGGGCAACAGGCTCTACATGACCAGTTAAACCATAAGGATCAGAAACCCAAATCCCTACGTTTGCGCAATGAAAAGCTCCAAAACCAAAACATGTTAGTCCAGCTAGAAGAAGGTGAATTCCAAATATTCTTGGAAGGTCCAAAGCAGGCTCACCTGTTCTTGAATCTTCCCATAAATCTAAATCCCAGTATGTCCAGTGCCAAATAGAGGCCAACATCAATAGTCCGCTAAATACTATGTGTGCTGCTGCAACCCCTTCAAAACTCCAGAATCCAGGATCAACTCCTGTAGCACCTGTAATATCCCATCCGTTCCAACTACTTGTGATACCTAGTCTCGCCATGAAAGGCATAACGTACATTCCCTGTCTCCACATTGGATTGAGAACAGCATCAGAAGGATCAAAAATGGCTAATTCATAAAGAGCCATAGAACCGGCCCAGCCGGCTAATAATGCAGTATGCATAAGATGCACAGCAAGTAGTCGACCTGGGTCATTAATAACTACTGTGTGAACTCGATACCAAGGCAATCCCATCGGTTAATTTCTAGTAACTATGCTGAATAAACAGCTAAACATCACGATAGTAAGGGTTTTTTAGTCTTTGAGGGATTTTTGTAAATAAATTTATTTTCTTGCAAAAATTGGGCAAATCGATTTGCAGAACTAGGTTTACAAGGAATTTTTAGCTAAAAATTGTTAATATTTTGGTCACAATTCTCAAAGTAAAACGCCAAAATAAGAAAAATAACTAAAAAAAAATGGCAACTATCAGATTTATCCGTGAGGATTTAGAGGTTCAATGCAATCCTGGTGAAAATTTAAGAGAATTAGTAATAAAAGAGAACTTACAGCTTTATGGATTGAAAGGTATTTTAGGAAACTGTGGAGGGGCAGGACAATGCAGTACTTGTTTTATTTCAGTTGAAGGAGGCAACAAAAATTCTTTAAGCCCTCTTACTTCCGTTGAAGAAGAAAAACTCAAAAATAGACCAGAAAATTGGCGACTTGCATGCCAAACATTAATAAAATCTTCTGCAGTAATCTTAACAAAACCACAATCGCCCCCTTCAAATTTGGAAGAATTAAAAAATATTAGTAAAAATAAAAAATTACCTCGCTAAATTGTTTAAGACTGTTAATCAGTTGATAAAATTTGTTTATTTTTCCACTTTATTTCAAATTATATGTCTATAGTCTTAATACCTAATAGAACTGCCAACTAAATGGAAACAACTAATTTTGGATTCATAGCTAGTCTTTTATTCGTAGGGGTGCCAACAATATTCCTTATTGGTTTATTTATTTCTACCCAAGATGGCGAAAAATCAAGCTTCTTCTCTGACTCTAGTAAAGGTAAGCTTGGCCCAAAACGCTAAAGCTTTTATAAATGCTTAGCATTTCAGTAAAAGAATTTTTAATTTGGAAAAAACTACAACTTTCTAAAGGAGGAGATCAAGAATCTTTTGCTTTTTTACTTGACTGTATAGGCGGAATTTCGAATTTTGATTTAAATTTGCTGAGCATAAATCCAAAGGGAAACCTATATTTAAAAAAAAAATTAGACTTTTTAGAATCTGTTTGGGACGATCATTTAGTAAAATGTTACCCAATTCAATACCTTTGTGAAACAACTTATTGGAGAGATTTAAAATTAAAAGTTACAAATAAAGTACTTATCCCTAGGCCAGAAACTGAACTTATAGTTGATATTGTTTTTAATATATTTGGAAAGCAATCACGAAAATTATTTTTCGCTGAATTAGGAACTGGATCAGGTGCTATAAGTATTGCTTTGGCATTAGCGTATCCATTGTGTAATGGAATAGCAACTGATATAGATCAAGATGCATTAGAAATAGCCATTAATAATTATATGAATTCTTCTAAACAATCAAATTTGAAATTTTATTGTGGACATTGGTGGACCCCTCTTGAGAGTTTTAAAGGAAAATTAGATCTCGCCATTTCAAACCCGCCATATATCCCTAAAGATACTTATGAAAAATTACCCAAAGAAGTTAAAAATTTCGAACCAAGAATTGCTTTATTAGGCGGCGAAGATGGTTTACAACATATTAGGGAAATAATTCAAAAAGCACCTATTTTTTTAAAAGAGAAGGGATGGTTAATTTTAGAGAATCATTTTGATCAAGGTGAAAAAGTCAAACAACTTTTTATTAAGAATAAATTTACATCAATAGAAATTGTGAATGATCTTTCAGGTATTGGTAGGTTTACCATAGGAAGATATAAATAAAGTATTGCGGGTTCATAATTAAAATGAATTTAGTAGACTCTAAATCAGCTTTGAAGACTCTTACTAGTGGTTTACCTATAATTTTCCCAACAGATACCTTACCTGCAATTGGATGCCTGCCAAAATTTTCAAATATTATTTATGATTATAAAAAAAGAGATAGAAATAAACCCTTGATTCTTATGGGATCTGAATATAAACAATTAATCGATTATGTTCACGAATCAGCTAAAGAAGATTACGAAAATATAGCTTCAAAATATTGGCCTGGAGCTCTGACAATGGTTATCCCATCTTCAGAAAAGCAGACTGGAATCCTCACAAGCAAGGATCTTACTCTTGGTTTAAGAATCCCAAATTTTCATATGGCCCAATCTCTTTTGAAAGAAACAGGCCCTTTGTTAACTTCAAGTGCAAATATTTCAGGCCTCACTGGATCTATTACAGCTGATGGTATTGCTTTAGACTTCCCTTCTGTAGAAATTCTAGAACCTATTCCATGGGAAAAAAGTAGTGGCAAAGCCAGTACCATAATATTTTGGAAGAAAAGTGGCGATTGGAGGCTGATTAGAGAAGGAGAAGTATTAGTTAGGGAATTGCATTAATGTTTTTATTATTGTTTTTTGTTTTATTAATTCAATTTTTTACTTATTGGATCTTTGAACCTCTGGCCTCTTTTTTAGAGTACGTTCTGGAAATAAGATTTTTCCCGATTATTACTCTATTAGGTTTGATTTTGTTATTTTCGGCAAAAACTATTGAAAAGAATTAACTAAATCAAAATGCCGGCTAACAGATTTGAACTGATGACCTTCGCTTTACAAAAGCGCTGCTCTACCGCTGAGCTAAGCCGGCAATCTCTCTATCTTACAATTAGGGAGGGTCAATTATAAGTATTTTTTTAGCTTTTTTTAAATTTATTACTTTTTGATATCTTTATCAGCTTGATCAGTTTTATCATTTTTTTTGAATTTTATTTCTCCTGAAATAGTTCTTTTGATTGGTAAATTGGCAACTAATGCAGTCATTCTATCCTCAGTCTCTAAGCTTACTGCCACCTCTTCAAAATCAATCTCAACATATTTTGCAACAACATCGAGAATTTCTTTTCTCATTTTATCCAAAAGATCAGTCGTTAAGGAACTCATATCGACTCTGTCATGAGCTAGTACAAGTTGTAATCTTTCTCTAGCTGTATTTGCACTGGCAGTTTCTCTACCTAGTAACTTATTTATAAGATCTCTGAGAGTCATCATTTTTAAAAAACCTTTGTTTGCATTAATCTCATGAATTTATCTTTGAGGCTTTTCCCTTCATTTTTGGGGTCAATAATTGGGACATCCTTTCCTGTAAGTCTTTGAGAAACATTCAAATAACATTTTTTTGCAGGGGATTTACTATCTGTAAGTGTTAGTGGCTCTCCTCTATTTGTACTAATTATTACTTGCTCATCCTCTAAAACAATACCTAATAAAGGTAGTGAAAGGATCCCTTGAACATCTTCTATGGATAGCATTTCTTGACTTGCCATCATGTTAGGGCGAACTCTATTGATTACAAGCTGGATAGGCTTAATATCAGAAGTATTAAGAATACCTATTACTCTATCGGCATCACGTACTGCAGATAATTCCGGGTTGGTAACAACAATAGCCTCTTTACAAGCTGCAAGGGCATTTTTAAAACCATCTTCTACTCCAGCAGGACAATCTACTAAAACAAAATCAAACTTTTCACTAAGCAGCTCGCTAATTTTTTTCATATCGTCGGGCTTCATCCAATCCAACATCCTAGGATCTCCTGCAGGTAAAAGAGCCAGATTAGGTTCTTTTTTATGTCTGACTAATGCTTGGTCAAGACGACAATTTTTATCTAAAACATCTTGTGCTGTATATATAATGCGATTTTCCAATCCTAGAAGAAGATCTAAATTTCTTAAGCCAAAATCAGCATCTAATACAGCAGTAGTTGCTCCACTGTTGGCAAGTGCTATGCCAAGGTTTGCAGTTAAAGTGGTTTTACCAACTCCACCTTTCCCTGAACAAATTAATATTGTGCGAGTATTTTCCGCCACGAATTTTATTATTTTACAAATGATAAGTCTACTTTCAGAAAGTTGAATATTATAAAGATTAAGTAATTCTTAAATTTATCAAGTTTGAATTAATTTATTTCAAATTATTGATTATTTTTAAGTTTCTATTAAAAAGGGTTTGATATTAATTGTTTGTTTATCTATTACAGCAATTTCAGGATAATAATTCTTGGGCTTATCCTTTGGTCCAATAGCTACCACATTAGCAATTCTTAACTGTAAAGGTTTTAAATAAAGTGATGCAATAGAGGCATTGTTATTTCCACCTTTTCCTGCGAAGGCGATACCTAGTAGTTTGCCCCAAACGTAAATATTGTTCTTTGCGGAAATTATTGCTCCTGGATTAACATCTCCAATAATGCATAGGTCTCCATTTGCAGATATTCTGTCTCCAGATCTTACTGTTCCTTCGTGAAGGATGCCGTCTTTATTTTTTGAATCGAGTAGAAGTAACTTTTTTTTAACTTCTTGTTCTTTAAGAAAATTTGAATCTATTTTTAAAGACTTTCCTGCTAATATCGTATGTCTATTATTCGAGTAAATGCATAAGGAACGGATGTCTAAATTATCAAAATTATTTTTGATTTTTGATAATTTATGAGAACTTATTGGTTCATTGATTGCGAAAATCTTTGCTTCCAGAGGTTCTTTTATCGAAGAAAATTCTTTGAAAGTTTCATCGATATTGTACAAATTTTCAAAAGATATAGTTTCGATATATTTTTTATTACTACTATTATTTATTACGATTTTCATTGATTAATATTTAGTAATTATTTCTTATTAGTGAAATTTGATTTTTGATTTTATTTTTAATTATATCTGGGTAAATAATAAAAGAGCTTTCCTCAGATTTCATTAAAGTTTTTATTAATGAAGATTTATTTTCTAGTGAGCTTTGATAGTTACCATCCCATATTTTTAGTGCGTTGCTAGATTCAAAACCCTTAAAAGATCTTTCCTTAATTCCACAAAATATTTCTGCATCATAATTATTTGCTTCACATAATTTTCTTGCAAATGCAAGGATTTCTAGTCTATCAATTTTATTTAA is a window encoding:
- the minE gene encoding cell division topological specificity factor MinE, translated to MMTLRDLINKLLGRETASANTARERLQLVLAHDRVDMSSLTTDLLDKMRKEILDVVAKYVEIDFEEVAVSLETEDRMTALVANLPIKRTISGEIKFKKNDKTDQADKDIKK
- the minC gene encoding septum site-determining protein MinC — its product is MKIVINNSSNKKYIETISFENLYNIDETFKEFSSIKEPLEAKIFAINEPISSHKLSKIKNNFDNLDIRSLCIYSNNRHTILAGKSLKIDSNFLKEQEVKKKLLLLDSKNKDGILHEGTVRSGDRISANGDLCIIGDVNPGAIISAKNNIYVWGKLLGIAFAGKGGNNNASIASLYLKPLQLRIANVVAIGPKDKPKNYYPEIAVIDKQTINIKPFLIET
- a CDS encoding L-threonylcarbamoyladenylate synthase is translated as MNLVDSKSALKTLTSGLPIIFPTDTLPAIGCLPKFSNIIYDYKKRDRNKPLILMGSEYKQLIDYVHESAKEDYENIASKYWPGALTMVIPSSEKQTGILTSKDLTLGLRIPNFHMAQSLLKETGPLLTSSANISGLTGSITADGIALDFPSVEILEPIPWEKSSGKASTIIFWKKSGDWRLIREGEVLVRELH
- the psbB gene encoding photosystem II chlorophyll-binding protein CP47: MGLPWYRVHTVVINDPGRLLAVHLMHTALLAGWAGSMALYELAIFDPSDAVLNPMWRQGMYVMPFMARLGITSSWNGWDITGATGVDPGFWSFEGVAAAHIVFSGLLMLASIWHWTYWDLDLWEDSRTGEPALDLPRIFGIHLLLAGLTCFGFGAFHCANVGIWVSDPYGLTGHVEPVAPSWGVEGFNPFNPGGIVANHIAAGLMGIIGGIFHITNRPGERLYRALKLGSLEGVLASALAAVLFVSFVVAGTMWYGSATTPVELFGPTRYQWDSGYFKTEINRRVQASIDNGATKEEAYASIPEKLAFYDYVGNSPAKGGLFRVGALVNGDGLPTGWQGHIAFQDKEGNDLEVRRIPNFFENFPVILEDKEGNVRADIPFRRAEAKYSFEQTGITATIYGGDLNGQTFTDPAVVKRLARKAQLGEAFKFDRETYKSDGVFRSSPRAWFTYAHLCFGLLFLFGHWWHASRTLYKNSFAGIDAEIGDQVEFGLFKKLGDETTRRIPGRV
- a CDS encoding 2Fe-2S iron-sulfur cluster-binding protein; translation: MATIRFIREDLEVQCNPGENLRELVIKENLQLYGLKGILGNCGGAGQCSTCFISVEGGNKNSLSPLTSVEEEKLKNRPENWRLACQTLIKSSAVILTKPQSPPSNLEELKNISKNKKLPR
- the psbM gene encoding photosystem II reaction center protein PsbM, producing METTNFGFIASLLFVGVPTIFLIGLFISTQDGEKSSFFSDSSKGKLGPKR
- the minD gene encoding septum site-determining protein MinD, which gives rise to MAENTRTILICSGKGGVGKTTLTANLGIALANSGATTAVLDADFGLRNLDLLLGLENRIIYTAQDVLDKNCRLDQALVRHKKEPNLALLPAGDPRMLDWMKPDDMKKISELLSEKFDFVLVDCPAGVEDGFKNALAACKEAIVVTNPELSAVRDADRVIGILNTSDIKPIQLVINRVRPNMMASQEMLSIEDVQGILSLPLLGIVLEDEQVIISTNRGEPLTLTDSKSPAKKCYLNVSQRLTGKDVPIIDPKNEGKSLKDKFMRLMQTKVF
- the prmC gene encoding peptide chain release factor N(5)-glutamine methyltransferase; translated protein: MLSISVKEFLIWKKLQLSKGGDQESFAFLLDCIGGISNFDLNLLSINPKGNLYLKKKLDFLESVWDDHLVKCYPIQYLCETTYWRDLKLKVTNKVLIPRPETELIVDIVFNIFGKQSRKLFFAELGTGSGAISIALALAYPLCNGIATDIDQDALEIAINNYMNSSKQSNLKFYCGHWWTPLESFKGKLDLAISNPPYIPKDTYEKLPKEVKNFEPRIALLGGEDGLQHIREIIQKAPIFLKEKGWLILENHFDQGEKVKQLFIKNKFTSIEIVNDLSGIGRFTIGRYK